The following is a genomic window from Pirellulales bacterium.
TCAAGGCATCACGACCAACCGACCGGGCTGGCTTCGCGAGCGATTGCGTGGATAATCGGTCTGCCGACGAACCGATGCAAATTGAAAGCCTGGCAACAATCATTCGAGTGACATTCGCCAGCACTTTCGCAACTTGCAGCTTACGATTGACGCCGCACCGATTGTATTCATCGTTCATCGTTCAGCATTTACATTTTCTACCTCGTGCCCAATTCCGTCCTCATCCTTGGTGCCGGCATCAATGGCGCTGCCCTTGCGCGCGAGCTGGCTCTCAACGGCGTCGATGTGGTCATCGTCGAACGTCGCGACATCGCTTGCGGGGCCACCGCTTATTCGTCGCGGCTCATTCATGGCGGCTTGCGGTATCTCGAATATGGCGAATTCGCACTGGTCCGCGAATCGCTCGGCGAACGGACGCGGCTGCTAACTCTTGCGCCGCACTTTGTCCATCCCCTGCGACTGTTTATCCCCGTACATCACCGCTTCGGCGGCTTGATGGCCGCCGCTAGGCGATTTTTCGGTCTGAAAGACCGCCCGAGCAAAAAGCCGCTGCATCGTGGGCTATGGACCGTGCGATTGGGGCTCTGGTTGTACGATCATTACGCCCGCGATCCGACGCTGCCAAAGCGAAAATCGCATTGCACCACGGAATCGGGCATCGTACCGATCGACCCGGCGAAATATCCCTGGACGTGCGAATTCTCCGACGCGCAAGTCGTATTTCCCGAACGATTCACCCTTGCGCTGCTCGAAGACGCCCGCCAGCTTGCCGCCAAGCAAGGCAGCCGCTTCTCCATTCACACCTATAGCGAAGCCGCCTGGGATGGCCGCACGGCAACCATCCGCCAATCGGCAACGCACGAGGCGCTCGAAACCATCGAACCTTCGGCCGTCGTCAACGCCACCGGCGCATGGGTCGATCGCACCTTGCAATCGCTCGGCATGATTCAAAATCGCTTGCTGGGAGGCACAAAAGGCAGCCACTTCATCACCGGCCACGCGCGGCTGCAAGCACTGCTCGACGGCCGCGCGGTTTACACGGAAGCCACCGACGGCCGGCCGGTCTTCATTCTGCCGTTCGTCAAGGGCACACTCGTCGGCACGACCGACGTACCCTTCGATGGCGATCCCGAAACGGCCGTCGCCACGCCGCAAGAACTCGATTACTTGATTGCCGCCGTCAACGAAGTCTTTCCGAATCTCGGCCTGACGACTGCCGACATCGAACTCCACTACGCCGGCGTTCGGCCACTGCCATTTACCGACGCCAAAACCACGGCCGCCATCACGCGCCGGCATTGGATGGAAGAACATCGTGGCAGCCCTGTGCCGTGCTTCTCGATCATCGGCGGAAAGCTTACGACCTGCCGCTCATTGGCCGAAGAAGCGGCCAACACGATTCTCGAACGTCTGCATCTGCCGCACACGGCCAATTCACGCCAGCGGCCGCTCCCTGGCGGCGAAAACTATCCTGCCGACGAGGAAGCGTTGCATTGGTCGTGGCAGCAACTTGCCGCTCGCTGCCAACTCCCGGTCGAATCGGTCGAAGCCGTGTGGAAACTCTGCGGCACGCGCGCGATCGCAATTCTCACGCAGTTATGCGGAAGATCATCCAATGCAGGCGTCTCGCTCCGCGAGGCGCAACCTGTCGCGGAGGGAGAGTCGCGTCACTCTCACCCCTTGCTGGCCGGAACCTCGCTGCCGATCGTCTACTCTCGCTGGCTGATCGACCACGAATGGGTTACTACGCTCGGCGATTTCGTTGAACGCCGCCTGATGCTGCTCTATCAACCGTCGCTGCGCCGAGAGTGTCTCGAACAACTTGCGGATCTATTGATCGAAGCTGGCAAACTATCCGTCACCGAAAAGCAATCCGCAATCAATGCCGTTGTCCGGCGACTGCAAACTCATTTTGGCAAAAGAGTCGTCGCCTGAGGCAATCGCCATGCGCCGCCAAATGCGAGCCTGACCATCGACAACCGTCTTGCTTCATCAAGCTCAAAAAATCACCGCCGCCGCCAATTTCATCCGCGACCGGTGGAACGGTGCCCCGCGCGCCGGAGTCATCCTCGGGACCGGACTGGGGAACCTCGCGTCGTTCATTGAAAATCCCACAAACATTCCCTACGAGGAAATCCCACATTTTCCGCGTTCGACCGCCATCGGCCATCGGGGGCAACTCGTTTGCGGCACGCTGGCCGGGCTGCCGGTCGTGACGATGGAAGGCCGCTTCCACGTCTATGAAGGCTATCCGCAGTGGCAAATCACACTGCCGGTGCGCGTGATGAAATCGCTGGGCATCGATCTACTCGTCGTCTCCAATGCCAGCGGCGGCCTGAACCCTCGGTACCGCAGCGGCGAAGTCATGGTCCTCGACGACCACATCAACCTGATGCACGCTAGTCCACTCATGGGCATCAACGACGACCAGCTCGGCCCGCGTTTTCCCGACATGAGCAGCCCCTACGACCGCAACCTTGTCGAACGAGCGCTGGAAATTGCCCGCCAAGAAAACTTCGTCGCCCACCGCGGCGTTTATGTCGCGCTGAGCGGCCCGAATTACGAAACCCGGGCCGAATACCGCTTGCTGCGAAAAATCGGCGGCGACGTTGTCGGTATGTCCACCGTGCCGGAAGTGATCGTCGCCGTCCACTGCGGCTTGCGGGTGCTGGCCATCTCGACGGTCACGAATGTCTGCCAGCCCGATACGCTCGCAGCCACCAGCGGCGAAGAAATCGTCGCTGCCGCCGCCGCCGCGGAGTACAAGGTCCGCACGATGGTGCTAGGAGTCCTCGCCCAAGAGACAAATGGTCAGGGCTAATTGAACCGTCATGAATTTAGCCGTTGAGCAACAGGATTCTGACGCTTGCGAGAACGATTGACCGCTTACTGATCCCCGAATCCGCGAAATCGGCGACTCGCGGCGCGACATCTACAACAATTTTCCAATTTCGTAGATTTCTTCCGCGTCGAGGACCAAGCCGTTGGTTTCAAACATCCGCTGAATTGCTGCTTTGTGAATTTTCATCTTGGTGCCGCCGACGCCCAACGCTCCGTAGCAGATGAGACGATCGCGCTGTTTCGCTTTGTCCATCACGTCAACACCTTCGATGCCCAACGGCGGCACGGCGTTCAGGTCGATGGCGACGGCCAGCGATTGGCAGCCACGAAGCACGTCGGCGGGCAGCAGTGTTACTCCCGCTGCCCCGGCCGCAATCACCACGGCGACTCCCTCCAACGCGGCCCGTAGTTCGCCGGCCGAATTCGTGGCGATCGGGGAAATCACAGCATCCGTTGCCCGCTGCTCAATGGAACGGCAGACCGCCTCTGCCTTGCGCAAGTCGCGAGAACCGACGCGCACTGTGGCTCCTTCTCGCGCCAGTAGCCGGGCCGCGCGATTACCGACCGGACCGGTTCCGCCGAGCACCAAGGTCGTCTTGCCGCGCAACTCGCAGTGCTTGGCGGCCGCCAAGACGGCGGCCGCCGCAGTGGTGTTCGAGCCGTTGGGATCGAGCATCGCCGAAACGCGCATCGGACCGAAG
Proteins encoded in this region:
- a CDS encoding glycerol-3-phosphate dehydrogenase/oxidase is translated as MPNSVLILGAGINGAALARELALNGVDVVIVERRDIACGATAYSSRLIHGGLRYLEYGEFALVRESLGERTRLLTLAPHFVHPLRLFIPVHHRFGGLMAAARRFFGLKDRPSKKPLHRGLWTVRLGLWLYDHYARDPTLPKRKSHCTTESGIVPIDPAKYPWTCEFSDAQVVFPERFTLALLEDARQLAAKQGSRFSIHTYSEAAWDGRTATIRQSATHEALETIEPSAVVNATGAWVDRTLQSLGMIQNRLLGGTKGSHFITGHARLQALLDGRAVYTEATDGRPVFILPFVKGTLVGTTDVPFDGDPETAVATPQELDYLIAAVNEVFPNLGLTTADIELHYAGVRPLPFTDAKTTAAITRRHWMEEHRGSPVPCFSIIGGKLTTCRSLAEEAANTILERLHLPHTANSRQRPLPGGENYPADEEALHWSWQQLAARCQLPVESVEAVWKLCGTRAIAILTQLCGRSSNAGVSLREAQPVAEGESRHSHPLLAGTSLPIVYSRWLIDHEWVTTLGDFVERRLMLLYQPSLRRECLEQLADLLIEAGKLSVTEKQSAINAVVRRLQTHFGKRVVA
- a CDS encoding purine-nucleoside phosphorylase: MLHQAQKITAAANFIRDRWNGAPRAGVILGTGLGNLASFIENPTNIPYEEIPHFPRSTAIGHRGQLVCGTLAGLPVVTMEGRFHVYEGYPQWQITLPVRVMKSLGIDLLVVSNASGGLNPRYRSGEVMVLDDHINLMHASPLMGINDDQLGPRFPDMSSPYDRNLVERALEIARQENFVAHRGVYVALSGPNYETRAEYRLLRKIGGDVVGMSTVPEVIVAVHCGLRVLAISTVTNVCQPDTLAATSGEEIVAAAAAAEYKVRTMVLGVLAQETNGQG
- a CDS encoding NAD(P)H-binding protein; the protein is MSKSKILLQLDPDPQPSVFDSVVAVDAGVNQLFRHGGVSAAQVRALVHGAIFTRGPEDLKATAIFVGGSDVKASEALFDEVRQTFFGPMRVSAMLDPNGSNTTAAAAVLAAAKHCELRGKTTLVLGGTGPVGNRAARLLAREGATVRVGSRDLRKAEAVCRSIEQRATDAVISPIATNSAGELRAALEGVAVVIAAGAAGVTLLPADVLRGCQSLAVAIDLNAVPPLGIEGVDVMDKAKQRDRLICYGALGVGGTKMKIHKAAIQRMFETNGLVLDAEEIYEIGKLL